gagatgaatttaattatttaaaagttaggtgtttgaatattagactcaacttaaaattagactgaactttCAGTCTAAGTAACGGAGCCTAAGTTGTTGTTTTATtaatgcaattttcttttttttttaaatactttagtcacaaagtgattatacaaaaataaatctacaaactaatgtggcttgatgtggtacgtcagattgtaaaattacttttattataaaatagatctaacgaattttatgaaatcatatcaatttatcgatttattttgtgtaatctatttatatatgcagtatatttttttttccgctGCTTAAAGTAGATCTTAAGCTTAAAGTATATCTTAAACGCGCAAGATCTGCTGAATAAAAGTCATATACATTAATTACCAGGAAAGAGAGATAATTAGAGCTTCGCTAAAGAGTACTCTTATCTTTACAGATCAAGTACTGCGCTAGCGCCTGTACATACAAGCTGTGGTAAATCTGTCGATCGACAACTCTCAAGGCTGGAGCTGAAAGTAAGCTGGTCCCTATTGTCTTCATGAGCCAGAATTTGGGGGACACCGacaaagggaaaagaaatgagaatgaTTAGTTTCATgagtttccttctttttcttttatatatatatatatatatatatatatatacatatatatattatcattttttttcgtttctttGTGTACGAAGAATTAAAAAGctgaaacagaaacaaaaagtcTTGATTCAATAGCAAAACCGTAATAGCCACAAAAAGTCTTGGTGAAAATTAAACCTAGAAGTACATGCAGACATTATTGCTAGCTTTGATTCAATAGCAAAACCCTAATAGCCACGTATATATGcaacttacaaaaaatatcattttcaatgaTCAGTTGAAGTGTGGGCACCAGGAAGTACTACTGGGGATGATGGTAgcttaaatatttaataaatggaactttttttttttttgttttttaatgcaAGTTGGGAATCATCAAGCAATTTGGCACTTTGGGTCTACCTGAAAAGTTAATGGGGATGACGTTTACCCCACTTTGCTATATCCACGTTGGATTTTGAGATTCCGAATGCATTAATTTGCTCTACTGGCCGGTTCCATCCTTGGCTTTACAAAACCCATTTGTTTCATTCTTCATTCGTCGACGTTCTTTAATTACTTTACCTCGTCTTGAATGGGTTCCTTATACATAactgatctatatataattgtgtacCTGCTGCATGTCTTTGGTTTAcatatatatgctatcatatatagGGATCAATCATGGTGTAGAATTATTCCACAATGCAACGTACGTGAACTGATCATCATGTTTTTACACCGATTTTGAATATCTTTAATCTTTGGATGCTTctgatcgatatatatatatatatatcatgaaagCTTACgaaatgttaattatatattgcattttgtttttaccTTATTATATATTGGATCTATATATCTACATACTAGCTTGGTATATATGCGTACATTAATGgagtaaataatatatattcttcctTTTTGTGTCGACAACAGCAGGATTAATTGAATTTTAGACCCCGCCGTTCTAACTTAATATTGCATACTTACTATGCaagcatcatgcatgcatatatccAGCATTAATTAAACTCGATATATCCTAATCAATTAGAAGGATTATccttgtcatatatatatataccatactGGTTCTGTACGATTCACGTGATCTGGTTGGAATATGGCAGCTTACTATATTTAATTTGTTCacttatattataaataatgtttataattaattattgtgtCACAATGGCAATGCCCCAACTGCTGTTACTTCCATTTCTGGGTTATTGCACTTCggtctaattaattaattggttcatttttttcctctttcgtTGCTACCTACTGCATATTGTCATGAGAAACTCATATATAATTGAGTTTTTGGATCCCATTCTAATTGCTGTACATTTCTCCGAATGGAAAACTGTGAAGAAAGGGAGGGGTACGTTAGTAcatattcaaaattaattaattaggtgtAACCTTTCGACCCCTGGGagttaatattattaattaagaattttttttttttttaaagtgtcgTTGATTCAATTTAAAGTAGTGAGCCCAGCCAGCTAGCCCATTGGTCATTATCACAAATCTAGTCATTTAGGATTAGAAATGAaagacatatatacatacatacatgtggttccctttttctttttccttttcctttccttaATCATTATTAATGTATGTACCTCGAGGAAGTGCATGTATCAAATACTGCACAAAAAATGTACATCCTTCTTTACTgacaatatatatgtaaatttatcaGCATATTTTATCCTAGTTATAAAAAGACAGGACAATATCGTACGTGTAAATTAAgcatagaatattattttgatggtGCTACCTCCTTACAATTAGTTGACGTGAAAACATATCATTTGGGGTGGaattcattataattataaaaaaaaattaatatattaacctTTTTTAATGCTAACATTTGACGTATgtaaaagctagctagctatagtATTAATTTCACATGAATTATAGTGCCTTGGGTATATCaataataaacttacaaattatgCAGATGTGACAAACTAGCCACTACTATCaagtaaaacaaaactaaaagaaaaaaaaaattaaaaaaaaaaaaacacagagaaTCAGACGGCAAAAGTTGAAAGTGGTGGTGGAGTGGAAAGAAAATGTCCCTTGTAAAAAGACGAAAACATATGTGCTGTTCAATGGGAAAGTGACACGACGGTAAGTTAGAGGACGAGTGTAGATGCCGCCGACAGGGAAGCGTGGAAGACATGGGAGTTCACGTGAGGTAGGCCCGAAAGACGGACGAAAGAGTCATTGGAGTAGTCCAGTATGCGCCGAGATGGTTGACCCGACCTCCTCGGATGCCCCTAAACCCTGGGGGGACATGCATCCACGCATCCCTGCATGCTGAGTCGCTGACTGCTTGACGTTAAACAGAATGTTTTCTCCCCGAACGTTACTTTTGCCACGGCATGACTCATGACCCATATACCATGCATGCAAGGACCATCCCTTCCCTCAATTTCATTATCATTGAGTTCtaaggttggtttttttttttttttttttttttttgcacattATAAATCATGATCATCTGCTTTAGCATATTTTGAGGTTCTGTTAATTTGTATCTTAAGAGATAGAGAGACGCCGATTAATATGTAGTTTCATTgaagcaaataaaaattaaagaagaatcTGATCATCACAGGAAACAAGCTTAGCCAGTATAGCCTGATGATAATGTTATTCTTCTCCCTGGGTCAAGATTCCATGCACGTACCTGATCACATGAATTCTATCTCCGTCGTCCACTGTCATGGTATTGAGAGCGCAAAagatcatatattaaatatatgagaGTTTTGCTTCTCATTATCTCAACCCAAGATACATgtaccacacttttttttattaattttttttagttttattcttcttaaacttattaaattcttttactcatcatccatatactacatatttaataagaaaaaaaataaaaaaagtgtggcATGTACTGGTGCatagagatgatgaataaaatttttcattaccCTAACTAGTTTAGCTTCtgtaaaatttcaaattaattgtacGTGGCTAATCCATATATACAGATCTATTGAAACGACCCaaacaaaaacaatgaaaattgagaaaaaatacATCCATTCTCAATATTGCAGATAGACAAGATCATTACTAGCTTTCTCTTTAGAGAccatgcacgtacgtacgtacgtaccttttCCATGAGATCAGTTGTCTTAAAAACAGAATTATGTATAGGAATCCTGAAACTGGGTTTGACATAACTAGGCAAATTAATTATGACAAGGAATTTCATTGGGACAGTTGATGATCATTCACTAAAGGATCATCTGAAGGTGCTCTGAATGCTCTCATTCAAGCTATATCAAATACGTACGATCTGATCAGGACAAGAGTCTCAAATATTTGTTAGAAATTAGAATGCTAGAAACTCCACGCAATAGAGGTCTTTTGTTCATGACATCCTCTGTGCAGTGTCTTTCTTTTATCAGGTTTTTAAGTTCTaactatagttttttttttttttttactgttgagtgaatttcttattttttttacagtcGAGTGTAGAGAGTTTGGTCTGTGTCTCTTTTTGAAAGCTTGATCTTATCCTTATTTCAGTCTCTACTACTTGTTATGGGCCAACCATTTTGGTCATTAAAATTCTTTACGTATGGGGCCTTCTTTAGATGGGTGAATGACTTTAGCATCAGTGCTTCACCCTGAGAAGTAGGCCTACAAAGCCCATCCAAGCCTGCTGCTACTTTGGTTGTTATGGGCACGGCCTAAAGAAAGGTTGTGGCGGGTCATCAAACACGTACGGCTTAGTTGGGCCTATACCAAtgtgaaaactaaaaaaacattAATGACTTGAGCCATGTTGGCCCAGGTTCCGGCGTGATTCTGGCAACCCAAGGAAAAAACACAcgcaaaaaaaaagaaaaaaaaaaaaaaagaagcaaaataatAATGCTACAAGCCTACAAACCACACTAACTTCTCTTggattatctttttttttattattttagaaaaataaattttcatggatAATATCACCCCATCGTGAATTGTTACAGATAACAAAAGTGATAggagatataaaaaaatgagtgtTTGCAAAAAGATTTACAGCAGCAGCAATGAAGGAAGGAATTAATACAAAATAGTCATATAAAAATGTGCCTcatgaataattatatattatccaATCTCTGTCATTCTATGAAGAATCACTAAAATTGTCTTTGGTTGttgaatcaaactcaatttaggggtgctacctgtCCCCTACAGGGAGGGGCCACCCCTTCCTCGCATGGGGCAGAGGGTAGGGTTTTCACCCCCGTCCCATGCCCCTGGGATGCGGGGTGAGGGTGGATTCCCCGCCTCCgtccacttaaaaaaaaaaatactacattttacttggtttaaaaattatttttaagtccaaaagtaattaaaaatataaaaattatataatttttaaatttgttagtgtatattttgtgtaaattgtagtgtattaatttttaaattatgtagtttttaaatttgctaatgcatattttgtaaacaagtctaacaaattgtaatatatatttatatatacataattttgtaaaatataaatatatatttatgtttacatataatatatatatatatatatatatatatatatgtaagtggGGGCGGGGCAGGGGAAATGCAGAgaggggttgggccctcccagCCACCCGCCCCCGCTAGGAGCTCTAGATGTGGGCAAAGGGGATGCAGGGCTCCGTTGCCCAACTCTAacccaactcatctcaactcatcactactttttcaattttttttataaaaaagttaaatccatctcaatctaaaaaatttaaacttcatctcaatgggacccacaaaatactaatatattcacaacttaactcaacttacttcaacatccaaacatacgTAGtttaaaaaacatcattttttttaatttatttcccaGAACATGTGGAAATTGTCCAATTAATTAGATcgttgatataatatataatatatatatatatatatatatatatatatataatatgtgaatGACAAAGTTGAATGTTCAGGATAGAGTTTTCTTCCCACAAAAAGACAACAATTTCTTGATTAATGGATTAACATACAAATGATCACTCTAATCTATCTCGcggtgtttaatttttttatgatcagTTCAGTCATTAGGAAACTCCTTTGAGTAGAATTAATTTTATCCAGTTATATACTCTGATACTATATACGTACGTTAAATCACAACTTATCTTAAAATTTGAagtgatgtaaaaaaataaatttaattacttCAATTATATCTCCAACTTGTATAGAACGTACCAGGTAAAATCTTGACAGCTCAGTCAAGAAATTTGCACAAGAGACGGATTGTCCTTCCTGCCATTCAATGTTCGAAGCTGGTAGTCTTACACCCTGGCGCTTCTATATCATGTTCCGGGTCATTAAGTTTTAATTCCTTAAATAAACTAGCATATATAAACCTAATTATTTCATGAGTGTGCTTATTgttgggaaaaaggaaaagaagaaaatagtaaaataaagcTATTGAAAAATCACATACAACACAAAATTTACGTTGTTTAGTAATGTGTCTAAATTCACGGAGTTACAGaagatttttattcaaaagaaaGTTGAAGTACACAATAAGAATAcaagatctctctctcctcacaatcactccctctctctctagcaCGTCTATCCAGTTTTTGAAGCATTTTGGTCCGTTTGCCtcacaaaaatcacatttcactgtttataaaaatgatatatatatatatatatatatatatatatatatatatacggcgtAGTGAAAATCCTAAGGCTGCAAATTTCCAAGTTATTCGCTTGAGCAAGGTGTCGAGTGCGATTTGAGCAAACTTTCTGTCTGATATTCACTCGAGTGAGACTCGAGCAAACTTTTTGTTTGATCTTGACTCAAGCCATCTATCAAACGAATCTCGAATATGGACTCTCTGCCTAAATTTTGCTCAAACGATATGTAGTTGAGCGAATTCTTAAATTGCCTTCGCTCGAATAAAGAACCAGACTCCACACCCAACAATGCTTATAGCTTTAATTTGTTATCAAATTTGGGTATCTACAGCTAGGGCTAAAGCACATGCATGgtacttaaaaatattatttattttcatgcttACAACTTTGGATTTTGCGTTGTCTTAATGATGGAAAGCCGAAGACCATGCATGGATACCACAAAATTCCCCTCTCGATCGGATATTCCAAAAAGTCTGGTTGAAATGTTTGCTGTTGCACATATGTCCTCTAGTCCTTGTACCGCGAGCTTAGGAATccttctcaaaattctcatgCAGAATTATTAAAATCACTCCTACATTTAACTTACATGGTTTTCCTTATTCTCTTCACCTggattctttttatattttccagCGGCCTTTAGCTGTATGCATGCTAGCTTTTTGAAAGCTAGCTCCTCGTAACGATTAACTATTATTTGTTGCACTGAACAGTGAAAAGAATGGAAAAGTTTGTCGTCTACTCTCGTTGATAACGTACAGACAAACTGTCTAACTTAGAACAGGGAAAATTTTGTATATAGTGTGAAAATTACTATGGTAAGAAAACAAGGATCATGGAGAACTACTAATTAAATATTGAGACATTTACAGAATATTAATTACTAAATCAGACATGGATTTAGTTTAAAAGAGAAGggattgagaaataaaaaacaggAAACTAGTTAATGACATGACTTATATTCTATGCAGATAACTCTCGGAAAAGGAGACTATGAATTAgagtaatgatttgtataaattataaggagaaaatatatttgtaatcgtgAATTGTGTAATCGTGTACTtgtataatcgttttgaaaaaagtgaataatatgagacttacataaaaaaaattaattttttaataataaattctatttttttaaaaatgattgtacgATATTTATGCAGTTCGTGATTATACAATTTAGTTTGGACTATGAATCTACGATACTTGTAAGTCTTAAATAGTAAGTAACAATAATAAGTCGATGGGGAAAAGATGGTAAGTCGTACTTGTCTTTTTGTTCAAGCTAATTTGGGTAGGCCGAAAAGGATCAGGTCCTTTCTTTCTAAAGTCAGCTAAATTTCCTTTTGttgctatatattattatcaaTGCTcagaaaaaatacattattatttttgtgatcGTCGGCAGCAttatcatcttatatatatatatatatatatatatagtatggtTAATTGTGTGTGAGGTGGCATGGTTGAGTAGTACTTGAGTAGTCTATTTAAAGTGGGGCTGCGGTTGTGAGGGGAACAAGTGTTTGAGTAAGGGAACAAAATGGTATACATAAAATGCATGTGACCTACACGATCAGCCCTTCACCTAGGAATACAACATTTAGGGAGTAGGGACcatgatattatataatatatatatatatatatatatatatatattcctcgTGATCTTAATATCCCAAATTCAAATTTCTAGTGAATATCCTAATTAACTATAAAAACTGGTCCTCCATTTCTATTGTGAATTCTGATCATCGTGGATAAGATCTCAGAaatctggagagagagagagagagagaggagaaggggggggggggggaataacGAAAGAGATCGAAAGCTAATATTCCAACATCCTAATTGGCCGGCTTTGACAATGACaccacacacactctctctctctctagaatatGGGGAGCCAACCAAAATTATTGACTAATTTTATGTATATCGTTAAggtaaacgtcgcgtaatcgttttataaaatataaataaaatataaaatttttatttttttttaaaaaaattatatgatatttatatacttcTCGATTATACGTAGAATTACTTCTGACAATGAGTATATGTCCATATTGTAAATCAATAACACCTAGACGGGGAAATCAGAAATCAAGCAAATGCAAAATAGAAAGTAGTTTTAAAAAAGCGAAAAAAAAGTTCAGACAACTTTAAAGGGAAACAGTATTCATATATACCTGCATAAGCTAGCTGCTAGCAAAGTAGAACATTAAAATGATTTGGTCATGATAAGATGCCCCGTGAGTGAGTGAGTAAGCCAAAGATGAACTGCCTCCGATCCCCACCACACCATTACAGGACAAAATCTCAACTTCCACAACCAGACAAGCCCCTGGCCGGCTACTTCACATGCCTCCAAAATCCAACACAACACAAGTACCTCCTCATCTCCCATCTCCTCTCCTTTACAccacacctctctctctctctctcttgatcgATAAGAGAGATAAGACCCTTTTGTAGCCTTGAAAGAGGTTGTTCAATCACTTCTTCTATAGCCTCATTGCATCCCTGCATGGCAACTGAAAAGCCTGGGGATATAGCTGGCACGGGAAGCGTTTGATCTTTTGCACGATTTGACTTCCACAGAGATTTTTTGGGATGAGAGCTTCCCCCTTCTGAGCAGTCCCTTTTTCTTCCCCAAGGAAGAACAATAAAATCCTCACAGAAAAAGCTGTACTGTCAATTTGTATTCGATTCACTTGCAGAATTCTCCCAAACCGTACTAGTAAAATTTACCACTGTTGTCGTTTCCCATTGGCAAAGGTACCCACTACTAGTCTCGTCACTTTCTCTCTTTCTGCTCATTTCTGATTTCTaaattccattttcttttcttttcttttcttcatttctgctgctttccataatatttttgtactctctctctctctctctccacgaTGCAATTCACTGAGGCTCCACCACAATCCTTACACCAAATGACTCCATTTTCCAATTCCACCATGAACAAAAGCCAATTTCATAGAACTCGGCCATGGCCTGGATTTCCCACATCAAAGTCCTTGAGGAGTTTCGGTGATGCCAATTGCATGGAGCAACTACTAGTACACTGCGCCAATGCAATTGAAAGCAACGATGCCACTCTAGCCCAACAAATCCTATGGGTCTTAAACAACATAGCAACCCCAGATGGGGACTCAAATCAGCGCCTTACTTGCGGCTTCCTCCGAGCTCTTATTGCACGCGCAGCCAAAACTGGAAGTTGCAAAATGCTGGCAGCCATGGCCAACGCTCATAGCAATATTGCTATAGACACGCACAAGTTCTCAATCATTGAGCTTGCTAGCTTTGTGGACTTGACCCCTTGGCATCGGTTTGGATTCACAGCAGCCAACGCAGCAATTTTAGAAGCCGTTGAAGGGTACTCAATCATTCACATCGTTGATTTAAGCTTGACGCATTGCATGCAGATTCCTACACTGATTGATGCTATAGCTAATCGTCACGAGGTCCCTCCTCTAGTCAAGCTCACCGTAGCTACAGCCATGGAAGACGTCCCACCAAAGCTCGACCTTTCGTATGAGGAATTGGGCTCAAAGTTGGTTAATTTCGCAAGGTCCAAGAATGTTATGATGGAGTTTAGAGTGAGTCCTTCAAGTTACAAAGACGGTTTTGCCACCTTGATCGAACAACTTCGGGTTCAACATTTAGTATACCCCGAAAGCGGTGAGGCACTAGTTATTAACTGCCAAATGATGCTTCATTACATCCCAGAAGAAACCGTTAACGTTGCAATTCCTAGTGCAAACTCTAACCCTTATGATTTTGAATGTTCCTCCACCACTTCCTCTTTTCGGACAATGTTTCTCAAATCGCTTCGGAGTTTAGACCCAACCATTGTAGTTCTAGTAGACGAAGATGCGGATTTGACATCAAATGATGTGGTGTCTAGGCTAAGGTCAGCGTTTAATTATCTATGGATACCATATGATAGTATGGATACATTTCTTCCTACGGGAAGTAAGCAGAGGCAGTGGTACGAAGCAAATATTTGCTGGAAGATTGAGAATGTGATAGCAAATGAGGGTTTTCACAGGGTTGAGCGGCCTGAAACTAGAAGCCAGTGGGTGCAACGAATGAGAAATGCCGATTTTCGTGGCATCTCTTTTGGGGAGGATGCAGTGTCGGAGGTAAAAGCCATGCTAGACGAGCATGCAGCCGGGTGGGgattgaagaaggaagaagacaaTCTTGTTCTTACATGGAAAGGACATAATGTTGTGTTTGCCACTGCTTGGTTGCCTGCAGCTTGAAGACTTGCTTTCATCatgtttttaatcttaatcttcttctttcttctttaaattAGGTTCTAAATCTTAATCTAGTACACCTAATTTTTGGAGTAGATGAGAGTTAGCTCATTGTGATCATGAAGGTTTTTATCATCTATTTGATACGGTTTCTTGTAGCTATATTATAACCCAGCaacctagctaattaattaaagaagtcGATCTCCGGCGGCCATGCATAGATCTCTAATCTTTTTGGTTCCTGTACATGATTTTGCTCATTCTTACGAAATTCGCAAAATCTTAGAGATCGAAGGAGCATGCATGGCCGCGTACTGTAATTGTTCAGACCTTTTTGTTTGAAGACAATTTGGTGCATGTAAATGATCAGCTGCATGTGGTAAGAACATTAatattctagctagctagccaatTTTACTCTTTTAAGTCAGGcgctaattaattataagcagACTGTGGTGTATCATGTGCCAATCTTATCAATCATGATATATCATGCATGTGCCATCATGATCAGACTCATCATTATCTAATCTTCATGTCTTGATCATCAAACTGCATCCTGTATAACCCCTTAATTCATGATAAATTAAACCGACTCCCTTAATTCATTAGTCtgcatgaaattaaattaaacatatatagccaaaagttttatatatatatatatatatatatatatatatatatattacaagcaCTTTATTAAAACAACAGCTTCTTAATCGTttgttacatgcatgcatgatcatgacTAGTTCCTAGTTATTTCGGTTTCctaatttctttgttgtttttccttttctaatatTGAGCATCATATATGCATCATGTATTGGTAGCTACACGTTTagattgaatatatatatatatatatatatatatatatatatatatatatatatgcaggaaTATTGAGCGAGCGAGGTAATATTATTAATTGGAGCTTTTATTGATTCAATTTTGAGCAAGTATTAATTAATTGGCATGCATTTAGCGGCCGCTCGGTGACATGAGCTCCTTTTAGATCTCTAATGGCTAGCTACCTCCGATCCTTTtatttctgtttgttttgtttttggctaGCAAAGCATGCCAGTTGGCTTGAATAAGTTTCTGTCGGAATCTCTGCTCAGGACCAAATTaatccatttcatttttttttttaatttctttgtggtGAATTACTGGTGGATGCTCATGGATCGAGGTTGCCGGACGTAGGAATAAGACTTTAAAACCCCAAGTTTCTTCATCGCACGTGGTCGGGCAAATAATAAGACAGATCGTCCAAAGAATCTTGGACACTTACTTTTCTAATGGTTCCAAAACTGATTAGGTGTttgcatatacatgtaatcatgAGCACGAGGGTCTCGGCCCATGCATGTTCCAATTTTAAgacatttctaattaattaagttatacATCGGGACATGGCCGGATTGGGATCgagcatacatatatatatatatatatatgatatatatcggtacttatataatctctttaataaaaaaaaatcataccttatatttaatattaatttacgATTTGATGCGCAAAATTCTTTACAATAAGATTTTTCCATATCTGATCATCTGTACTCTTTCAATAATTTGACCCTAGAAGTCACTTCTTCGGGCCCACTATCTTTTCATGAAATAGAATTCGGGAAGCTCCTGTCGGTCTCTTTGTTTTCCTTGCACTCGCTCGTCTCCGACAAGACAATTAATCAACACTTTAAAGTACTAGCTAGGCATCTGTCTTAATTTGTCTGATCTCGGCCTAATATCGAGGGTAATCGAAATTCATTGTGTCAAGCATTAATGCAGCACTCTCTACTAGCTAAAGTTGGTAAGAAAaaccatgtaaatttttttttttatgatagtcTCTAATAACACCACCGCAACATCCAGCATGCTCTGGATTGTCTTTTGAGGCACCATCTACGTTCAACTTCATGTTATCAGAAGGAGAAAACATCCAACTAACTTGCAATGGCTTCCTTACTTTTATTTCAACATTTGAGATGTGTAGTGATCATAAGATAGGAAGCATCTTGCTGGTACGTATAATTTTTGTAGGCTTAATGAAGAAATTAATATCATGTAGCCATTTTCTAACTTTCTAAATATAAATGACAGAGGTCAGGTTAACAATATCATTATGCCGAGCAGATTCTCGGGCCAACGTACAATTCCCAAAGAAGAAAACATTGAGCCATCTGTGCATGCATGGAAAGAGATCTGACTGCATgccattatttaaaaaagactACCATGTACCAAGTTTATCTTTCCATCCCATAGTCACACATCTTGAAAGTTCAAAGATCTGTGCAAAATAAACCCAAATGGATGATACAATATATAAGCAGGAACCAATTAAGTAAATGAATATCGGCCGACTCCTCAGCTATAGAACACAAACTGCATTTAAAAACTAAGGGATATCACAAGCTTGTATCTTATTATCAAAAGGGATAGCACCATTCCATAGCTTTAATTTCCAAATATACACTGAAATTCTAAGTGGCAAGACGGTGTTCAATatataacacttttttttttaaaaatgaataaattagcTTGAATGAGGCCTCATTGAAATTTCCATCATTGCTTCCAAACCCAAACATCCAAACCTTCCCTGGCTTTTATATTGTAATTTACT
Above is a genomic segment from Juglans microcarpa x Juglans regia isolate MS1-56 chromosome 1D, Jm3101_v1.0, whole genome shotgun sequence containing:
- the LOC121253992 gene encoding scarecrow-like protein 32 gives rise to the protein MQFTEAPPQSLHQMTPFSNSTMNKSQFHRTRPWPGFPTSKSLRSFGDANCMEQLLVHCANAIESNDATLAQQILWVLNNIATPDGDSNQRLTCGFLRALIARAAKTGSCKMLAAMANAHSNIAIDTHKFSIIELASFVDLTPWHRFGFTAANAAILEAVEGYSIIHIVDLSLTHCMQIPTLIDAIANRHEVPPLVKLTVATAMEDVPPKLDLSYEELGSKLVNFARSKNVMMEFRVSPSSYKDGFATLIEQLRVQHLVYPESGEALVINCQMMLHYIPEETVNVAIPSANSNPYDFECSSTTSSFRTMFLKSLRSLDPTIVVLVDEDADLTSNDVVSRLRSAFNYLWIPYDSMDTFLPTGSKQRQWYEANICWKIENVIANEGFHRVERPETRSQWVQRMRNADFRGISFGEDAVSEVKAMLDEHAAGWGLKKEEDNLVLTWKGHNVVFATAWLPAA